From one Shewanella sp. GD04112 genomic stretch:
- a CDS encoding curlin has protein sequence MPSLLTRFLVLLILLCSCLTPSQAADVSELPITLQALIERSGRDNLIDLVQQGTANQAIVIQSGSDNSAYATQAGNDNVSLVTQIGSNNEVQLLQVGTQNTASITQIGNDNLVQLNQLGSGNFSIQQIADGAAISITQY, from the coding sequence GTGCCAAGTCTATTAACACGCTTTTTGGTACTGCTCATCTTGTTATGTAGTTGTCTGACACCCAGCCAAGCGGCGGATGTCAGTGAACTGCCCATTACCCTGCAGGCGCTCATTGAGCGTTCTGGGCGCGATAACCTTATCGACCTAGTGCAGCAAGGTACGGCAAACCAAGCGATAGTGATCCAGTCGGGCAGCGATAACAGCGCCTATGCGACGCAAGCAGGTAACGACAACGTTTCGCTTGTGACACAGATTGGTTCCAACAATGAAGTCCAACTACTGCAAGTCGGCACTCAAAACACGGCTTCAATCACCCAGATTGGCAATGACAATTTGGTGCAATTGAACCAACTAGGAAGCGGCAATTTTTCGATCCAGCAGATTGCAGATGGTGCTGCAATCTCAATAACTCAGTATTAA